The following coding sequences are from one Capsicum annuum cultivar UCD-10X-F1 chromosome 3, UCD10Xv1.1, whole genome shotgun sequence window:
- the LOC107863987 gene encoding NAD(P)H-quinone oxidoreductase subunit T, chloroplastic — MASATAPPAPLTFLSRNQTTEHRTDGRWLTTKQRSRGAGFQIYAAQEGPRGRKRAPLGVDTRIHWENEDEGWIGGSTSQSTQERIRTDEKNLLDEKFSDLLNSSANSHYQFLGVSATADLEEIKAAYRRLSKEYHPDTTNLPIRTASEKFMKLREIYDVLSDEEQRRFYDWTLAQEAASREAEKMRMKLQDPHMLEVENWESVPDMVDRLGGRNMELSDQAKTALTFDILIIIFSFCCIIYAIFFKEQY; from the exons ATGGCCTCAGCAACAGCTCCACCAGCTCCATTAACCTTCCTTTCCAGGAACCAAACCACTGAGCACAGAACTGATGGCCGTTGGTTGACAACAAAACAAAGAAGCCGGGGTGCTGGCTTCCAGATTTATGCTGCCCAAGAAGGGCCCCGTGGGCGAAAACGTGCCCCTCTTGGTGTTGACACAAGAATTCACTGGGAGAATGAAGATGAAGGATGGATAGGAGGAAGTACATCACAATCTACACAAGAACGAATCAGAACAGATGAAAAGAATCTCCTTGATGAAAAATTCTCTGACCTGCTCAACAGTTCAGCTAATTCTCACTACCA GTTCTTGGGAGTATCTGCAACAGCTGACCTGGAAGAAATTAAAGCTGCTTATAGGAGGCTATCAAAGGAGTATCATCCAGACACAACTAACCTTCCCATAAGAACAGCATCAGAGAAATTCATGAAACTAAGAGAAATTTATGATGTCCTGAGTGATGAGGAACAACGTCGATTCTATGATTGGACACTTGCTCAGGAGGCAGCGAGTCGGGAAGCTGAGAAAATGAGAATGAAGCTGCAAGATCCACACATGCTAGAAGTAGAAAACTGGGAATCTGTCCCAGACATGGTGGACCGACTTGGTGGAAGGAACATGGAGCTGAGTGATCAGGCAAAAACTGCCCTCACATTCGATATCTTGATTATTATCTTTTCATTTTGTTGCATTATATATGCAATATTCTTCAAAGAACAGTATTAA